The genomic segment CAGCAGAGATAAATGGTGTTATGGTGGGTGTAGTGGAGGCTAAGATAGCACTTAGAATCAGCTTGTCTTGCCGGACCCAATGAGATTTTTGAagagaagaaacagaggagtTGTCTTGGAGAGGACATGGTTTATCACCAGTAACATAGTCAATGAGATTGTAGCCAATTAAAAGGGCTTCAAACTGTGCACGCCACTGAGGGAAGGTTGAGGGTGTAAGTTTCTCATTGATTTGGGTTGCAATATTCAGGGCAATAAGTGGAGCTTCTGTGGTGGAATACGGGTTTGTGATGGGCGGAAGAAAATTTTCAGGGTTAGGAATCAAGTTCTCAGTGGAGtgaagctctgataccataatgAAGATAGGCTAGTGCACAGAATTGTTTTGCCAGAAGAATATTGTATtacttgtatatttttaatacagaGATTAGTgtactatatatatacaaaGTCTGCATAATCTATTCTTAAcaaaggaaattaaaattaaggatATTCTGCCTAACggttacaaaaattaaaaaggcaaAGTTACCATAAACAGAtaattattccttttatttcctAACTGTTACATGCTTATTGTTGACAGATTTGTGACTTACGGGATCTGCAGCATGATTCAAGGAATCATCCTTTATAGATTCTTCGTTctgccttccttttttttttcttaacgaTTTACCTTCtgttttgggaaaaaaagaattaggacTGTTTACTGGGTCCTTGGACCGGCAGACAACGCCACTGATTGTGACCATTGACAAGTTTAATTTTCCACCACACagctacataatttttttcatataaataggGAATCATACAGCTGCAAACCAACATACTCAGATCATCAAATATACAAGCCACGAATTAAAGGCAGGCACAGcatttaatttcaagcttaatcaTGGCTCCCACTATATTGCAACAAGCTGCTGATCACCTTGCTTCAGCTGGGGCCAACAAAGCTCCGTACACCTACACTGATCCCCTTTCAGAGGTTCCAACTCTCTCTGGTGTTGATGTATCAGCTGATGGCTCTACCCCTATCATCGACATGGAAGCCCTTCTCGGTCCTCACCGATCTGAGATCATCAAACAGATTGGCCTTGCATGCGAGAAAAATGGCTTTTTTGCGGTACGAAATTTATGTTGTTGCATGCAttcttcataatcataatcaaagtGCTTAGATTACTCTCTACATTAAATTCTGTAATAAATCGATGgtaaaattgttgttgttgctgctgctaaaTGCAATATAACTCCAGAACTTGAGTGACAGTAAAAAGGACAGGAAAGTAATTAACAgcgttgaatttgtttttttttttaaatagtcacAGCCATGCTTATCAACCTCCCCTGCTCACAAATCATATGCAATATATTCATAATGAAGTAAAAATCTCTTtcgtaaatttaaaattaattatagttcTAACAATCAATGCTACAACATCAGGTGAAGAACCATGGAATTCCAGAAATGAAGATCAACAACATGCTGGACACGGCAAGAGAGTTCTTCCACTTGCCGGATGAAGAAAGGTTGAAATTTCGCTCTACTGACCCGAACAGTGTCATCAGGCTGGTCACAGGCTTTCAAGACAAGGCCCGGAATATCTTTGTCTCGAGGCAATCCTTGAAATTCCACTCGCATCCCGTTGAAGAATACAAGAGCCAATGGCCTTCAAATCCTCCTCCTTTCAGGTAAGCAAGCTCTAACATCAATACAATTATCTAGgcctaattttctttatttattttgtgctGTATTCATTAatttacaatatattttatgaCAGGGAAAATGTTGGAGAATATTCTGCAAGTGTGAGAGAGGTGGAGGTAGCAATACTCGAGGCCATATCAGAGAGCTTGGGCCTGGAAAGGGATTACATAGACAAGATATTGAAAGGACATTATGTGTCCATTAATTACTATCCAGCTTGCCAGGAATCAGAACTTGATGTTACTTATGGAGTTCGGACTCACACTGATCCAACTATAATCACTATTCTGATGCAAGATGATGTGCCTGGACTTCAGGTTATTAATGATGACAAGTGGATAAATGTTAATCCTCTTCCAAACGCCGTTGTTGTTCATGTTGGAGATATCCTGCAGGTGATCAATTAACCATTCCATCTATAtagtaatataaaaacattcttGAACGATATATAACTTATCTTTAACtggttagaaaaaaaactaaatttatggATTGATTCAGAACTgactaatttttctttcttttgtttgtttccaGGCACTTAGTAACTACAGATACAAGAGTTTGCTTCATCAAGCTATTGTGAACTGTGAGAAAGAGCGCGTATCCATTGCCAGTTATTGCTATCCATCGGATGATGCTATGATAGGACCTGCTAAGAAGTTGGTGGACAAGGATCATCCAGCAATCTATAAAGATTTCACTTACAGAGAATTCCACGAATCCATGTGGCGAGTAAAGTGTTCAACAGCTAAGCGATTAGACTTGTTCAAGGCTCGTGCTGATTAACTCCATTTTCTGCACCGGTCCTGCTTTTGGGATGCTCGAGACATATAGTAGCTTTTACTCAATAAGAATTTCCAGCAGTTTTGCTGAATCATGACttacaataaattttataaatggcAGCTAAGATCTTTCTTCTTGTATGTTGAAAGTCCTTTTACAGTGTTTATTACACATAAAgcagaaatataaaaattcaatggtGGAGGCAAGTTTATCGAAAAACTTTATGGTGCACtgtgtaatattttattaattactttcatgaatttatttaaaaataaataaatgtacgaagaaaaggaaaaatcaaatccaagacccaaaaacaattataataatctttCACTTGTttctatattataatattaaatttatattttctatgtagaataacataaaaataatggtAAAAACATGAGATCTAATTGACAAATCTCTAAAACTTGTACTAGAAATTCACTAAGAATATAACAAGGTTGTTTCAAGTGTTATTAAATCAATAATCAgagattgttttgatttctcgAATCAAAACATCTCTTCTCTCAACATTCAAAAagaatccttcaatattaatcCACAGGCCTTTTATCTTCTTGAGTATGGGTACTGTTCAGATTATTTCTTTCCGGCTCGTAAAAACTGTcttatcttctcttttcttcctgGCATGCTGTATGTTAGAAAAAGACACTCTCTAACGTCTCGTGAGGGCAAAGCTAAAACCTTATCACACTCTCTAACGCTAGTGGATGGCTAGCTTTCGGCGAAGGAGACATATAAAGGCACGTCGTGGAAGTCAGTAAATATACTGTGTGGTGGGGTAAAGTGCTCTCTCATGCCTAATACGGCACACAAACACACGTCACGTTATGAAAGAGAGCATGGGGGACCTGCAGGGCATCGAAACgaagcttcatatttttttttaatttcttaaaagtgatttttatccaatataaaaaatattatttgtgctaataaaaaaatactaatgcttttatttgacttgttttttttactggactcataatttttcttctaaccaaaaaataataatttataagtgTTGGTAATATGTTTCTTGACATcggataaaaattataaatataaaataaaatgaagaatatatgtattaataaagAAGTGCaagatttcaaattaatttttaatgttgtaGTTAATATAACAATGCTGTAATTGCTAAAGtgaaatattatttacttttagtcttgtataattaatttaaaaaacatgtaaagaaaaaaataaaaataatacaaattaaagaatgaaaataagaaaaaaaatggtatgCATAGAATAAGTGTAgggtgaataaaaaatagtattttttttaaaaaaatagtatttttttttttaaaaaaagcataaataaaaaaataaagaaaaatattataaaaaataaagaaaaaaataatgataaataaactaagtataaaatgataaatatgtcaattacataaaaaatacaaaaataaaaatcaagaaattatatatttatcaccATTAGAGTACTTACTATAGTAAAAGAATTggaaatgattttaattatacCATTTATACCGTGAAAGGGTTTTTCTAGTATATGTATAATAATTATCAGTTAGTTCTTGATTTCCTATGTCTTATAATGCTTTGTTTGACCTTGTAAggtattattagttttttcccttttttttttttgttttgcataaaagTTGATGTCGGTATGCTGTCTTTATCAATATGATGTCAGCATGGCACCTTACCCATGATGTTTTGGCGTGTAGTAACTCTGTTAAACCTgttatcatagttattaaatctaatataaagtTAACCAAGTTGGGTattaaagtttataaattaatttgaattaattcaaaataattaaaaaatatatatttaaagttttaatattttatatgaaaaaattaaaaaataatccatgtgaatataggttatatatatttataaataataaaatttttaaatttttttttattttacatttaaaaaatactatattatctttttaagttgaagtattgaaacaaaatttttttgttatctcacattaaaaaaataaatcttttttgtgaacatggagtatatttattaaaagatttcaaatcgtacattgaaagaataatttttttttcttaggaacaTAAAATATGTATACTACAAGGTTTCAAATcacacattgaaaaataaaatatttttctagtatttatatagtaaactttaaaaagtgttaataattaattaaaaaatataaaaaaaaaggtatagaagaaaaaccacatttgaaaaaaaaaaaaggttttgtcCGAGTTCGCCGGGTCATGAATCGATCGAGTTTTACCGAGTTATTATATTGACCGGTTTTTTATCTTACCCGGTCTGATTCAGCTACCAAATCAACCTATTGGTCTGGCTGCTTGTTATCATCACAAAACACATTTGATAACTTgttggattatatatatataagccaaCAAGTTGAATATATTGTAGCTAATTAATGTTTCAAATACTTGTTTAATATTTTGTCCAgccgtattttaaaaatcattacatACCTTTCTATCAGATGATTTTAGTTAAATTTATCTTTCTATAATAAATTTCGCAAAATCAACTCTTGAATTTTCgattttaggattaaaaaaatgaatatgttCCTTAATTATGTTGTTAGTTTACTAAAATTTGTTAGGCATCTGATTAAATAACCTTTTATCATgcggaataaaattgagaaaaaaaaagaattttaatgttgatcataaaaagtaaaaaagacttaaataatgaaataaatactCAAGCCCCACctgttaaaaaaacacaaaaactctaaaataaatattgaagtaaaATTCGAAATTCAAACCCTAACCTAACTTAAAATTCCCAAGTGAAGCACTAATTGAAACTCGCCTCCACTGAAATTCACATAAACACGCACCAACAAACTATCTTCACCTCCACTAAAAATGACATAAACTCGCACTTTCTCAACCTCCACTCTCTTACATCTACCTCTTTGAAAAACCAAACCTCCATTGCTGTCAGTATGAGATCTACAAGCATTAATAGATATTGGTGCATTATCAAACAAGGAGATATGATGGATTGATATTTCTtctctaaaatattaatgtatAGGTATATTTGGTGGACAACAGGCCGAAAGGGAAATGATAGTGTCTTTCAACATAATAATTGTTTGATATTGGCACATCAACCATGAAAAACAGATACATGGAAGAAATGAAGGAACCCAGGCCAACAACTTGCCCAATGAATGACCAGCAGACATCATTTCCCTAACACAAACTCATACTCATCTCTAGCTACTTTCAGAACAGAGAACTGAAGCTATATAGCAAGGAAAAAGATCTGCAGATCCCATAATAGCAAAAGAAATGATACATAGAAAGTCCCATAAGACACAGTCCCTGGATATTTTAGATCACATCCATGGGATGCTTGTTTAGCAAGGCTATCCGCAAAGTGGTTAGCCTCACACAGGACATGAGAGGAAAACACAGCACCCAAGGTCAAAGAGAAACGAGCAGCAAGGATGAACAACTCATGGAAATACCAAGGCCTAGAGGATGGTTTTCTCATCCAGATTACAACAATAGAAGAATCAGACtcaacaataattttcttgTTGGACAAATCACCTCTCAAAGATGATAATTCTAATGCCTTTGCCACCGCTATCAACTCTGCTTCATTGGAGTCTTTGATCCCAActgaaatagaaaacacaccCATAACCAATCCCATGTGGTCGCGTAAGACT from the Populus nigra chromosome 9, ddPopNigr1.1, whole genome shotgun sequence genome contains:
- the LOC133702976 gene encoding protein DMR6-LIKE OXYGENASE 1-like, giving the protein MAPTILQQAADHLASAGANKAPYTYTDPLSEVPTLSGVDVSADGSTPIIDMEALLGPHRSEIIKQIGLACEKNGFFAVKNHGIPEMKINNMLDTAREFFHLPDEERLKFRSTDPNSVIRLVTGFQDKARNIFVSRQSLKFHSHPVEEYKSQWPSNPPPFRENVGEYSASVREVEVAILEAISESLGLERDYIDKILKGHYVSINYYPACQESELDVTYGVRTHTDPTIITILMQDDVPGLQVINDDKWINVNPLPNAVVVHVGDILQALSNYRYKSLLHQAIVNCEKERVSIASYCYPSDDAMIGPAKKLVDKDHPAIYKDFTYREFHESMWRVKCSTAKRLDLFKARAD